From bacterium:
CTCTACCATCTGTGATGAACGGGGCGAGGAGCCCCTTTACTCCGGTTACCCGGCATCGGAACTGGCCGCCAAGGGTTATCAGATGGAGCACGTGGTGGGCCTTCTCTGGCTTGGCCGGCTGCTCACCAGTCAGGAAGCTGCGGTGGTGAGGAGGATACTAATACTCACCGCGGATCACGGACCTTGTGTCAGCGGAGCTCTGACCACGATCATTGCCTCTTCGGCTGGCATCCCCCTGGCCCAGTCCGTGGCGGCGGGGCTCCTCATGATCGGCCCGCGCTTCGGCGGTGCTGTTACCGATGCGTCAAAATATTTCAAGTACGGCGTCGATGAGAACATGGAGGTTGAAGAGTTCCTGGCCCACATGAAGGAACATGTGGGACCGGTGCCGGGTATCGGCCACAGGGTCAAAAGTCTGAGCAACCCCGACAAAAGGGTCCAGAGCCTTTTAGAGTGCGTCCGGGAGCAGGGTTTTCCAACGCCTGTTCTGGACTTTGCTCTTGCGGTAGAAAAAAGGACTACACGGAAAAAAGAGAACCTTATTCTCAACGTGGACGGGGCCATGGGTGCCGTCCTCACCGATATGGGCTTCCCCCCGGAGGCCCTCAACGGGTTCTTTGTTCTGGCAAGAACGATCGGATTCACGGGACACTGGCTGGATCAGAAAAGGCAGGGCAGCAGACTGATACGGATGTTCAAGTGGCTGGTGCGCTACGCGACCCCAGGAAGGAGAACGGTACCGCCACTCGAAAGCCTTTAGAAAGCAGGGGAAAATTAATCAGACACGGAGACACGGAGACACGGAGACACGGAGACGCGGAGGGCGTGAGAGGGAGAGTGGGGGTGGGGGAGAAAAGGCTCGTGTATCTATGTATCTACGTATCCAGGTATCAAAGTAACACCCTAAACCTGCCGCGCGAAAGCGTCCAACGTGCCGAAGGTAAAACCTCCAGGATCGTCCTTTCGGACAACCACACCGCACGCAGGTGCGATTCCCGGAATGACGTTGGTGGAGGTTGCCCCAAGCTAAGATTTCCTCCGCCTGCCTCCCTGTCTCAACGTCTCCGTGGTGAAAAAACATCGCCTTTTCTTTAGTCACGGGCCTTTCCCCAGACTGCCGGTTTCCTCTGCGTTAAAACAAGGTCGCATTAATAGCAATCGTGTTTTCCCCTTCCACCTTCCACCTTCCACATTCTACCTTTAACTATACAACTGCCGCCTTTTTCATCCTTTTGATGACATCCTCGTAAGGGGGATTCCCGAAGATGGCAGACCCTGCCACCAGGATGCGGGCACCGGCGCTGGTTACCTCTGCGGTGTTATCCGGGCCAACCCCGCCGTCCAGCTGAATGGGTATCGGTTTGCCCGCTTCGTAAAGCATGTTGGAAAGATCCTGGAGTTTCTGCATGGTGGACGGGATGAAGGCCTGGCCGCCAAAACCGGGGTTAACGCTCATAATGAGGATGTAGTCAAGGTCGTCAAGGATGTAGCGAAGCCCCTCGATGGAAGTGGCCGGATTAAGGACGACACCGGCTTTGGCGCCTTTGTCCCGTATGAGAGCCAGGGTCCTTTGAAGGTGTCCCGGAGATTCCAGGTGAACGCTGATCATATCCACCCCTGCATCAATAAACGGCTGGATAAACCGGTCAGGTTCCTGGATCATGAGGTGAGCGTCAAAGGGCAGTTCGGTGCAGCTGCGGATCTTTGCCACAACCGGTGGCCCGAAGGTGATGTTGGGGACGAAATGGCCATCCATGATGTCGAGGTGGATAA
This genomic window contains:
- the rpe gene encoding ribulose-phosphate 3-epimerase, which encodes MILDPNSIQIAPSLLSADFSRLCEEIARIDRGGADIIHLDIMDGHFVPNITFGPPVVAKIRSCTELPFDAHLMIQEPDRFIQPFIDAGVDMISVHLESPGHLQRTLALIRDKGAKAGVVLNPATSIEGLRYILDDLDYILIMSVNPGFGGQAFIPSTMQKLQDLSNMLYEAGKPIPIQLDGGVGPDNTAEVTSAGARILVAGSAIFGNPPYEDVIKRMKKAAVV